A stretch of Caenibius tardaugens NBRC 16725 DNA encodes these proteins:
- a CDS encoding RluA family pseudouridine synthase, with protein MTTIPIVFEDGEALVINKPGGLPIERPRKGGASLENYLEELKLGFQRPPVPVHRIDTDTSGCLLLARNPKALKRFAAAFEARQVEKTYVGLIAGELAEEAGTIELALSKISSAADGWKMIPARKGKPAITHWRRLAVQDGITAVEFHPVTGRTHQIRVHTASGLGHALLGDPVYGRPDSRVRRTMLHAYKLGLHRTGKDAITATAPLPGDFHGFGIDWDSADLTP; from the coding sequence ATGACCACCATCCCCATAGTGTTCGAGGATGGCGAAGCGCTGGTCATCAACAAGCCCGGCGGCTTGCCGATCGAACGCCCGCGCAAGGGCGGGGCCAGCCTGGAAAACTATCTCGAGGAACTGAAGCTGGGATTCCAGCGCCCGCCGGTGCCGGTCCATCGCATCGATACCGACACCTCGGGCTGTCTGCTGCTGGCCCGTAATCCCAAGGCGCTGAAACGCTTTGCCGCCGCGTTCGAGGCGCGTCAGGTCGAAAAGACCTATGTCGGGCTGATCGCCGGGGAACTGGCGGAAGAGGCCGGCACGATCGAATTGGCCCTGTCCAAGATCAGCTCGGCCGCCGATGGCTGGAAAATGATCCCCGCCCGCAAGGGCAAACCAGCCATTACCCACTGGCGCCGGCTGGCGGTGCAGGACGGCATTACCGCAGTCGAATTTCACCCGGTGACCGGGCGCACCCACCAGATTCGCGTCCACACCGCGTCCGGCCTTGGCCATGCCCTGCTGGGCGATCCGGTCTATGGGCGCCCCGATTCGCGGGTGCGGCGCACCATGCTGCACGCCTACAAGCTGGGCCTGCACCGCACCGGCAAGGACGCCATCACCGCAACCGCCCCCTTGCCCGGCGATTTCCACGGATTCGGGATCGACTGGGACAGTGCCGACCTGACCCCGTGA
- a CDS encoding pyridoxal phosphate-dependent aminotransferase — protein MIQPRLSQALQRIEVSRTNAATDRATALREQGRDIISLSVGEPDFATPPHVIQAAKDALDAGQTRYTPVTGTARLKEAAALHFRRDLGIETNPGQVIVCNGGKQAIFNALLATISAGEEAIVPVPWWVSYPQIIRFAGGKAVPLITHAGNNFRFDAADLEALITPSTQWLLLNSPGNPTGAVYPAEMLRAIGEVLRRHPQVMVLSDDIYAPLNYTGQPHATLAALCPDLADRICTVSGVSKSHAMTGFRIGVATGPQWLIDAMGRLQSNSTGNPCSISQAAAAAAFEGPQDFLQDWSARFRTRRDMVVQAINAVPGLSTPTPDGAFYCYIDATPLMDRFGDDEKLALHLLDHGVAIVAASAFGGRNGFRISFAADEAVLQEALARIAAALA, from the coding sequence ATGATCCAGCCACGGTTGTCCCAGGCGCTGCAGCGCATTGAAGTGTCGCGCACCAATGCCGCGACCGACCGCGCCACCGCCCTGCGCGAACAGGGGCGCGATATCATCTCGCTCTCGGTCGGCGAACCCGATTTCGCCACACCCCCGCATGTAATTCAGGCGGCCAAGGATGCGCTCGACGCGGGGCAGACGCGCTATACCCCGGTCACCGGCACCGCGCGGCTGAAAGAAGCCGCCGCGCTGCATTTCCGGCGCGATCTGGGGATAGAAACGAATCCCGGACAGGTGATTGTCTGCAACGGTGGCAAACAGGCGATCTTCAACGCGCTGCTGGCCACGATAAGCGCGGGCGAAGAAGCGATCGTGCCAGTGCCATGGTGGGTCAGCTATCCGCAGATCATCCGTTTCGCCGGGGGCAAGGCGGTGCCGCTGATCACCCATGCGGGCAACAATTTCCGCTTCGACGCCGCCGATCTCGAAGCCCTGATCACCCCGTCGACCCAGTGGCTGCTGCTCAACAGCCCCGGCAATCCGACTGGCGCGGTCTATCCTGCCGAGATGCTGCGCGCGATTGGCGAAGTGCTGCGCCGCCATCCGCAAGTCATGGTGCTGTCCGACGATATCTATGCGCCGCTCAATTACACCGGGCAGCCGCATGCCACGCTGGCCGCGCTGTGCCCCGATCTGGCAGACCGCATCTGCACCGTCTCCGGCGTGTCGAAAAGCCATGCCATGACCGGCTTCCGCATTGGCGTGGCCACCGGCCCGCAATGGCTGATCGACGCCATGGGGCGGCTGCAATCCAATTCGACCGGCAATCCCTGCTCCATCAGCCAGGCGGCGGCCGCCGCCGCGTTCGAAGGGCCGCAGGATTTCCTGCAGGACTGGTCCGCGCGGTTCCGCACCCGGCGCGATATGGTGGTGCAGGCGATCAACGCCGTGCCCGGCCTGTCCACCCCGACGCCCGATGGCGCATTCTACTGCTATATCGATGCCACCCCGCTGATGGACCGGTTCGGCGACGACGAAAAACTGGCACTGCATCTGCTCGACCACGGGGTTGCGATTGTCGCCGCGTCCGCGTTTGGCGGTCGGAACGGTTTCCGCATCAGTTTCGCGGCGGACGAGGCCGTGTTGCAGGAAGCGCTGGCGCGCATTGCGGCAGCGCTGGCATGA
- the ribA gene encoding GTP cyclohydrolase II has product MNDPAVSGSRRVAQAIDALRHGWPLAMAGGPVLLPVETAIAAGATSADMLISAARAATLKLANQREAAEPHAPVLIRAAEPFTLATARPIADPALDLGNPLKGPFLAETLPWRDSAIAAMELARLAGILPAFMVDPAHAGEAQAVAPDDLAAWKDMAQLSIATRARLPVAACETAEIVAFRSADDLREHVALIIGRQSGDRAPLVRLHSECLTGDILGSLKCDCGPQLDAALHAMADEAAQGGWGVLLYLRQEGRGIGLINKLRAYRLQDQGFDTVDANRRLGLPDEARDFPVAARMLDLLGVHAIRLMTNNPAKVDALAAVGVTIAERVPHQLPANPHNEHYLATKRDRAGHLLR; this is encoded by the coding sequence GTGAACGACCCCGCCGTCAGCGGTTCCCGCCGGGTTGCACAGGCGATTGACGCCCTGCGCCACGGCTGGCCCCTGGCCATGGCTGGCGGGCCGGTGCTGCTGCCGGTGGAAACTGCGATTGCGGCCGGGGCGACATCCGCCGACATGCTGATTTCCGCCGCGCGCGCGGCCACGCTGAAACTCGCCAACCAGCGCGAGGCGGCAGAGCCGCACGCCCCTGTGCTGATCCGGGCTGCGGAACCGTTCACACTGGCCACCGCGCGGCCGATTGCCGATCCCGCGCTCGATCTCGGCAATCCGCTCAAGGGGCCGTTTCTGGCCGAAACGCTGCCATGGCGCGACAGCGCGATCGCGGCGATGGAACTGGCCCGGCTGGCGGGGATTCTGCCCGCGTTCATGGTCGATCCCGCCCATGCGGGTGAGGCGCAGGCCGTGGCTCCCGATGACCTTGCCGCGTGGAAGGACATGGCGCAGCTATCCATCGCCACGCGCGCGCGCCTGCCGGTGGCCGCCTGCGAAACCGCCGAAATCGTCGCCTTTCGCAGCGCGGACGATCTGCGCGAACATGTCGCGCTGATTATCGGGCGGCAATCGGGCGACCGCGCGCCGCTGGTCCGGCTCCATTCCGAATGCCTGACCGGCGATATCCTCGGCAGCCTGAAATGCGATTGCGGGCCGCAACTCGATGCCGCCCTGCACGCCATGGCCGACGAGGCGGCACAGGGCGGCTGGGGGGTTCTGCTCTATCTGCGGCAGGAAGGGCGCGGGATCGGCCTGATCAACAAACTGCGCGCCTATCGCCTGCAGGATCAGGGTTTCGATACGGTGGATGCCAATCGCCGGCTGGGCCTGCCCGATGAAGCCCGCGATTTCCCGGTCGCGGCGCGCATGCTCGATCTGCTGGGCGTCCATGCCATCCGGCTGATGACCAACAACCCGGCCAAGGTCGATGCGCTGGCGGCCGTGGGTGTCACGATTGCCGAACGGGTGCCGCACCAGTTGCCCGCCAACCCGCACAACGAACACTACCTCGCCACGAAGCGCGATCGCGCCGGGCACCTGCTGCGGTGA
- a CDS encoding LolA family protein translates to MAAVATPATVLLAPATPALAAPGADMDQVVAALRAISTMRADFVQTDRAGQSMSGVLTLKRPGKIRFQYEKSVPVLIVGDGKALTMIDYEVRQVQRWPIKNSPLGALLDPSRDVSRYGKLIPTGNPGVSSVEVHDPKRPEYGRITLVFVKNPAAPGGMELASWVALDSQNKRTTIRLSNQRYGMAVPDSTFTYKDPRATGRRTP, encoded by the coding sequence ATGGCCGCCGTGGCGACCCCCGCGACAGTATTGCTTGCCCCCGCAACGCCCGCTCTTGCCGCGCCCGGCGCGGACATGGATCAGGTCGTTGCCGCGCTGCGCGCGATTTCGACCATGCGCGCCGATTTCGTGCAGACCGATCGCGCGGGGCAAAGCATGTCCGGCGTGCTGACGCTGAAGCGCCCGGGCAAGATCCGTTTCCAGTATGAAAAAAGCGTGCCGGTGCTGATCGTCGGTGATGGCAAGGCCCTCACCATGATCGACTACGAAGTGCGGCAGGTGCAACGCTGGCCGATCAAGAACAGCCCGCTGGGCGCGCTGCTCGATCCCAGCCGCGATGTCAGCCGTTATGGCAAACTGATCCCCACCGGCAACCCCGGCGTCAGCAGTGTCGAGGTGCACGATCCCAAGCGCCCCGAATATGGTCGCATCACTCTGGTGTTCGTGAAGAACCCGGCTGCCCCCGGCGGGATGGAACTGGCCAGTTGGGTGGCGCTCGATTCCCAGAACAAGCGCACGACGATTCGCCTTTCGAATCAACGGTACGGTATGGCTGTTCCTGACAGCACGTTTACCTACAAGGATCCGCGCGCCACGGGTCGTCGCACGCCTTGA
- a CDS encoding exodeoxyribonuclease III, with translation MVTIATWNINSVRLRIDQVERFLSEQAPDVLCLQEIKVAEHLFPHDMFERLGYTHRAIHGQKGYHGVATVSRIPMREFSRHDWQDNGEARHVGVELLGPGQGVLLENVYIPAGGDIADRTVNPKFGQKLDFIERMTRWSDTLDRPTILTGDFNIAPLECDVYNHKALLKVVSHTPLEVETLTRLGDAHGWVDLGRKHIPAPERNYSWWSYRSFWRDKDQGRRLDHMWASPDLAQQSVTHRIVEETRRWDQPSDHVPLITEFAL, from the coding sequence ATGGTTACGATTGCCACATGGAATATCAATTCGGTCCGGTTGCGGATCGATCAGGTCGAACGCTTTCTTTCTGAACAGGCGCCGGATGTGCTGTGCCTGCAGGAAATCAAGGTCGCGGAGCATCTGTTCCCGCACGATATGTTCGAACGGCTGGGATACACCCACCGCGCGATTCACGGGCAGAAGGGCTATCACGGCGTCGCCACGGTCAGCCGCATCCCCATGCGCGAATTTTCGCGCCACGACTGGCAGGATAACGGCGAGGCCCGCCATGTCGGGGTGGAATTGCTCGGTCCGGGGCAAGGGGTGCTGCTGGAGAACGTCTATATCCCGGCGGGCGGCGATATCGCGGATCGCACGGTGAACCCCAAATTCGGACAGAAACTGGATTTCATCGAACGCATGACCCGCTGGTCCGACACGCTGGACCGGCCGACCATCCTGACGGGTGATTTCAACATCGCGCCGCTCGAATGCGATGTCTACAACCACAAGGCCCTGCTCAAGGTCGTCAGCCATACACCGCTTGAGGTCGAAACGCTCACCCGCCTGGGCGATGCGCATGGCTGGGTCGATCTGGGGCGCAAGCATATCCCCGCGCCCGAACGCAATTACAGCTGGTGGAGCTATCGTTCCTTTTGGCGTGACAAGGACCAGGGCCGCAGGCTGGATCACATGTGGGCGTCGCCCGATCTGGCGCAGCAATCGGTCACACACCGCATTGTCGAAGAAACGCGCCGCTGGGACCAGCCGAGCGATCACGTGCCCCTGATTACGGAATTCGCGCTGTGA
- a CDS encoding GNAT family N-acetyltransferase — protein MNPPAIRPEQAGDHAAIGAVITAAFAGAPHSDGTEAALVERLRGDDDLTVSLVAQDSDGTIIGHVAFSPVTIADGTPGWYGLGPVSVAPAWQGKGIGTALIREGFARLGERAAQGCVVLGDPGYYGRFGFTHDPRLAYPGPPPAYFQRVVLQGPTPTGDVRYAPAFG, from the coding sequence GTGAATCCGCCCGCGATCCGCCCCGAACAGGCAGGCGATCATGCCGCCATCGGGGCGGTGATCACGGCAGCCTTTGCCGGTGCACCGCATAGCGACGGGACCGAAGCCGCACTGGTGGAACGCCTGCGCGGCGACGATGACCTGACCGTCTCGCTGGTGGCGCAGGACAGCGACGGGACGATTATCGGACACGTCGCCTTCTCGCCGGTCACCATCGCGGATGGCACGCCGGGGTGGTATGGCCTCGGCCCGGTATCGGTGGCCCCGGCATGGCAGGGCAAGGGGATCGGCACCGCACTGATCCGCGAAGGCTTTGCCCGTCTGGGTGAAAGGGCTGCGCAGGGGTGCGTCGTGCTGGGCGATCCCGGCTACTATGGCCGGTTCGGTTTCACGCACGATCCCCGGCTGGCCTATCCCGGCCCACCGCCTGCCTATTTCCAGCGCGTGGTCCTGCAAGGGCCCACACCCACAGGGGACGTGCGCTACGCCCCGGCATTCGGCTGA
- the rpmG gene encoding 50S ribosomal protein L33: protein MAKPATVKIKLVSTADTGFFYVTKKNPRNSTEKFTFRKYDPVVRKHVEFKESKIK, encoded by the coding sequence ATGGCGAAGCCCGCAACCGTCAAGATCAAGCTGGTCTCCACCGCCGACACCGGTTTCTTCTACGTCACGAAGAAGAATCCCCGTAACTCCACGGAAAAGTTCACTTTCCGTAAGTACGATCCGGTCGTGCGCAAGCATGTCGAATTCAAGGAATCGAAGATCAAGTAA
- the arfB gene encoding alternative ribosome rescue aminoacyl-tRNA hydrolase ArfB, which yields MSTPTSESDIVARALALAEESFIASSGPGGQNVNKVATAVQLRIDVFALRLPPPVFHRLKALAGSRMTARGEIVLTARTHRTQEANRLEARGRLADLIAKAEVEPVKRKKSQLNRVGKQKRLEGKKLRGTVKANRGKVDW from the coding sequence GTGAGCACCCCCACGAGCGAGAGCGACATCGTCGCCCGCGCGCTGGCGCTGGCCGAGGAAAGCTTCATCGCCTCTTCCGGGCCGGGGGGCCAGAATGTCAACAAGGTCGCCACTGCCGTACAATTGCGGATCGATGTCTTCGCCCTGCGGCTGCCCCCGCCGGTGTTTCACCGCCTGAAAGCGCTGGCTGGCAGCAGGATGACCGCGCGCGGCGAAATCGTGCTGACGGCCCGCACGCACCGTACGCAAGAGGCGAATCGGCTGGAAGCGCGGGGCCGCCTGGCCGATCTGATCGCCAAAGCGGAAGTCGAACCGGTGAAGCGCAAAAAGTCCCAGTTGAACCGCGTCGGCAAACAGAAACGGCTGGAAGGCAAGAAACTGCGCGGCACGGTCAAGGCCAATCGCGGCAAGGTCGACTGGTAG